One segment of Synchiropus splendidus isolate RoL2022-P1 chromosome 4, RoL_Sspl_1.0, whole genome shotgun sequence DNA contains the following:
- the LOC128757474 gene encoding protein bicaudal D homolog 1-like isoform X1 — protein MAAGGSGCGDTVEQCRAEVERLTRELAEANREKIRAAECGLVVLEENQSLKQQYAELEAEQEALRLELEQLQEAFGQAYTTQRKVAEDGETNEETLLQESATKEAYYMGRLLELQTELKHSRTTTANAQADSEHLSTLVQELREQSNEMLELQRSRMREEIRECKFRESRLLQDYTELEEENISLQKLVSTLKQNQVEYEGLKHEIKVLEEELELLNTQLQDALRLKEIADTHLEEALESLKYEREQKNHLRRELVHHLSMCDVAYTGSAHLIFTSAPPSGTGTPTTLLSPNSENPLRCNGHVQGAAGSSVASEAEGAGRKVEASSDLFTEINLPEFQKLKQQLVTVEREKVALMASLQESQTQLQHTQGALTEQHEKALRLSQKVSALRRQQRGPASATEATSGDAYTGYRMEEADEDVGDEEDTSVKKSRLFTYQSPGLEILQCKYHVAVTEVVELKSEVKTLRDRLAQFTEEADQGKPKGNIRVQTLEKQVASLERSNLEGREKITSLESALQESQAAASECQAALTAAQDELVTLSEELAQLYHHVCLCNNETPNRIMLDYYRQGRGLRGLSASLKAMSSDNSKVLLTPRLARRLAAVASSTSTTSITSTPQESRSPSQSPSKEPLSGETSKEGLQVPSEQSLACTSPTRSPSISASSSSSSSSSPAMEPIGELRREPLNIYNLNAIVREQVKHLQRAVDRSLQLSKQRAAARELAPLLDKDKETCMEEVLKLKSLLSTKREQIATLRLVLKANKQAAEGALTNLKSKYEAEKSMVTDTMMKLRNELKALKEDAATFSSLRAMFATRCDEYVTQLDEMQRQLAAAEDEKKTLNSLLRMAIQQKLALTQRLEDLAFDQEQTHRTHRTRLARGKTSTPKVSPPASASSTNLAQGTSVAFATSSLSASGLTSPTSIVCNDPEVPSSPTTSNTASAALAALTSPVSHTPPRSPSSTAIAVSPPSLEASASQTSSSNTVRVTQSQWTVGFRTFVVDSHSFSVNIPPGPSRGPALSRQYTADPQTRLTPGAGSVPSSPYRSPLLGLRRSTYSPSPRTRPLSSLTRTSVLHSSPSSSYSSYSSHSPSSYSSSYYSASPSSSYFPSTSTYSHSSHYTPLYPRYYSAYRPRH, from the exons ATGGCCGCCGGTGGATCCGGATGcggggacacggtggagcaatGCCGGGCCGAGGTGGAGCGTCTGACCCGGGAGCTGGCGGAGGCCAACCGCGAGAAGATCCGGGCGGCGGAATGCGGACTGGTAGTTCTGGAGGAGAACCAGAGTCTGAAGCAGCAGTATGCCGAGCTGGAGGCCGAGCAAGAGGCGCTGaggctggagctggagcagctgcaggag GCATTTGGCCAGGCCTACACCACCCAGCGTAAAGTGGCCGAGGATGGCGAAACCAACGAGGAGACGCTCCTGCAGGAGTCTGCTACCAAAGAAGCCTACTACATGGGTCGACTCCTGGAGTTGCAGACGGAGCTCAAGCACAGCCGGACCACCACCGCCAACGCTCAGGCCGACAGCGAGCACCTCAGCACGCTGGTGCAGGAGCTGCGAGAG CAGAGCAACGAGATGTTAGAGCTGCAGCGCAGTCGGATGAGAGAAGAGATACGCGAGTGCAAATTCCGGGAATCGCGGCTCCTCCAGGACTAcactgagctggaggaggagaacatctcTCTACAGAAACTCGTGTCAACGCTCAAACAGAACCAG GTGGAGTACGAAGGGTTGAAGCATGAAATCAAGGTTCTGGAGGAAGAACTGGAGCTGCTCAACACGCAGCTTCAAGATGCGCTACGCTTGAAGGAGATCGCTGACACTCACCTGGAGGAGGCGCTGGAGTCCCTGAAGTATGAGCGTGAGCAGAAGAACCACTTGCGCAGGGAGCTGGTCCACCATCTCAGCATGTGCGACGTGGCTTACACAGGCAGTGCTCACCTGATCTTCACCTCAGCTCCACCCAGTGGCACTGGCACTCCGACTACGCTGCTCTCACCCAACTCAGAGAATCCTTTGAG GTGCAACGGACATGTTCAAGGTGCAGCAGGATCCTCAGTGGCCTCAGAAGCAGAAGGAGCTGGCAGAAAAGTCGAAGCTTCATCAGACCTGTTCACTGAGATAAACCTGCCGGAATTCCAGAAGCTCAAACAGCAATTGGTGACG GTTGAACGTGAGAAGGTAGCACTGATGGCAAGCTTGCAAGAGTCGCAGACTCAACTTCAGCACACCCAGGGGGCTCTGACCGAGCAACATGAGAAGGCCCTCCGCCTTAGCCAGAAAGTCTCTGCTCTCCGGCGCCAGCAAAGAGGGCCTGCCTCTGCTACGGAGGCCACGAGTGGAGATGCCTACACTGGGTACAGGATGGAGGAGGCGGATGAGGATGTAGGAGACGAAGAGGATACGAGTGTCAAGAAAAGTCGACTTTTCACCTACCAGTCACCGGGTTTGGAGATTCTGCAGTGCAAGTATCACGTGGCTGTGACTGAAGTGGTGGAGCTCAAGTCGGAGGTTAAAACGCTCCGGGATCGTCTGGCCCAGTTTACAGAGGAGGCCGATCAGGGGAAGCCCAAAGGAAATATTCGGGTTCAGACACTGGAGAAGCAAGTTGCATCATTGGAGAGGAGCAACCTGGAGGGACGGGAGAAG ATCACGAGCTTGGAGTCGGCGCTGCAGGAATCCCAGGCAGCTGCCAGCGAGTGCCAGGCGGCCCTGACGGCGGCTCAGGATGAACTGGTGACACTCAGTGAGGAGCTTGCTCAGCTGTACCACCACGTCTGCTTGTGCAACAACGAGACACCAAATCGCATCATGTTGGACTACTACAG ACAGGGCCGCGGGCTCAGAGGCCTCAGTGCCAGTCTCAAAGCCATGTCTTCGGACAACAGTAAAGTCCTCCTCACGCCGCGCCTCGCCAGGAGACTGGCAGCTGTTGCTTCCTCAACCTCCACCACCTCGATAACCTCGACTCCCCAGGAGTCACGGAGCCCGTCACAGTCTCCGTCCAAAGAGCCCCTGTCTGGGGAGACGTCAAAGGAGGGCCTCCAGGTTCCGTCTGAGCAAAGCCTGGCTTGCACATCTCCAACTCGCTCTCCCAGCATCAGTGCCTCttcgtcatcgtcatcgtcatcatcccCTGCCATGGAGCCAATCGGAGAGCTGCGCCGGGAGCCCTTGAACATCTACAACCTTAATGCTATTGTCCGAGAACAG GTGAAGCACCTCCAACGGGCAGTGGACAGGTCTCTCCAGCTGTCCAAGCAACGGGCAGCCGCCAGAGAACTTGCTCCGCTGCTTGATAAGGACAAAGAAACCTGCATGGAGGAGGTGCTGAAGCTCAAGTCTCTGCTGAGCACTAAGAGAGAGCAGATCGCGACCCTGAGACTGGTGCTGAAGGCCAACAAACAG GCAGCAGAAGGAGCTCTTACCAACCTGAAGAGCAAGTATGAAGCCGAGAAATCAATGGTCACCGACACAATGATGAAACTGAGGAACGAGCTGAAGGCCCTGAAGGAGGATGCCGCTACTTTTTCATCTCTGAGAGCTATGTTTGCCACCAG gtgTGACGAGTATGTGACCCAGTTGGATGAGATGCAAAGGCAGCTGGCTGCAGCAGAGGACGAGAAAAAGACACTGAACTCCCTCCTGCGAATGGCCATCCAACAGAAACTGGCCCTTACGCAGCGTCTGGAAGACTTGGCATTTGATCAAGAGCAGACTCACCGTACGCACAGGACGAGACTTGCCCGCGGGAAGACCAGCACTCCCAAAGTAAGTCCCCCAGCCTCGGCCTCCTCTACCAACCTAGCTCAAGGCACCTCAGTAGCTTTTGCAACAAGTAGTCTCTCTGCGTCCGGCCTTACAAGTCCCACCTCAATTGTTTGTAACGATCCTGAGGTACCCAGTAGTCCAACTACGAGTAACACAGCGAGCGCTGCTTTGGCAGCTCTCACCTCCCCTGTATCACACACTCCCCCACGTAGTCCGTCATCGACAGCTATTGCTGTAAGTCCCCCATCTTTGGAGGCTTCAGCTTCCCAAACGTCATCGTCAAACACCGTGAGGGTGACTCAATCCCAATGGACTGTTGGGTTTCGGACCTTTGTTGTCGATTCTCACAGTTTCAGTGTCAACATCCCTCCAGGTCCGTCTCGTGGTCCGGCTTTGTCCCGACAATACACGGCAGACCCTCAGACAAGGTTGACCCCGGGAGCAGGTTCTGTTCCCTCCTCTCCGTACCGCTCCCCACTGCTCGGGCTACGACGGTCCACATACAGCCCATCACCTCGAACTCGCCCCTTGTCTAGCTTGACTCGAACCTCAGTCCTCCACTCATCCCCGTCCTCTTCTTACTCCTCATACTCATCTCACTCTCCCAGCAGTTACTCATCCAGCTACTACAGTGCGTCACCTTCAAGCTCCTACTTCCCATCGACTAGCACTTATAGCCATTCCTCCCACTACACTCCCCTGTACCCCAGATACTACAGCGCCTACCGACCTCGGCACTGA
- the LOC128757474 gene encoding protein bicaudal D homolog 1-like isoform X2 translates to MAAGGSGCGDTVEQCRAEVERLTRELAEANREKIRAAECGLVVLEENQSLKQQYAELEAEQEALRLELEQLQEAFGQAYTTQRKVAEDGETNEETLLQESATKEAYYMGRLLELQTELKHSRTTTANAQADSEHLSTLVQELRESNEMLELQRSRMREEIRECKFRESRLLQDYTELEEENISLQKLVSTLKQNQVEYEGLKHEIKVLEEELELLNTQLQDALRLKEIADTHLEEALESLKYEREQKNHLRRELVHHLSMCDVAYTGSAHLIFTSAPPSGTGTPTTLLSPNSENPLRCNGHVQGAAGSSVASEAEGAGRKVEASSDLFTEINLPEFQKLKQQLVTVEREKVALMASLQESQTQLQHTQGALTEQHEKALRLSQKVSALRRQQRGPASATEATSGDAYTGYRMEEADEDVGDEEDTSVKKSRLFTYQSPGLEILQCKYHVAVTEVVELKSEVKTLRDRLAQFTEEADQGKPKGNIRVQTLEKQVASLERSNLEGREKITSLESALQESQAAASECQAALTAAQDELVTLSEELAQLYHHVCLCNNETPNRIMLDYYRQGRGLRGLSASLKAMSSDNSKVLLTPRLARRLAAVASSTSTTSITSTPQESRSPSQSPSKEPLSGETSKEGLQVPSEQSLACTSPTRSPSISASSSSSSSSSPAMEPIGELRREPLNIYNLNAIVREQVKHLQRAVDRSLQLSKQRAAARELAPLLDKDKETCMEEVLKLKSLLSTKREQIATLRLVLKANKQAAEGALTNLKSKYEAEKSMVTDTMMKLRNELKALKEDAATFSSLRAMFATRCDEYVTQLDEMQRQLAAAEDEKKTLNSLLRMAIQQKLALTQRLEDLAFDQEQTHRTHRTRLARGKTSTPKVSPPASASSTNLAQGTSVAFATSSLSASGLTSPTSIVCNDPEVPSSPTTSNTASAALAALTSPVSHTPPRSPSSTAIAVSPPSLEASASQTSSSNTVRVTQSQWTVGFRTFVVDSHSFSVNIPPGPSRGPALSRQYTADPQTRLTPGAGSVPSSPYRSPLLGLRRSTYSPSPRTRPLSSLTRTSVLHSSPSSSYSSYSSHSPSSYSSSYYSASPSSSYFPSTSTYSHSSHYTPLYPRYYSAYRPRH, encoded by the exons ATGGCCGCCGGTGGATCCGGATGcggggacacggtggagcaatGCCGGGCCGAGGTGGAGCGTCTGACCCGGGAGCTGGCGGAGGCCAACCGCGAGAAGATCCGGGCGGCGGAATGCGGACTGGTAGTTCTGGAGGAGAACCAGAGTCTGAAGCAGCAGTATGCCGAGCTGGAGGCCGAGCAAGAGGCGCTGaggctggagctggagcagctgcaggag GCATTTGGCCAGGCCTACACCACCCAGCGTAAAGTGGCCGAGGATGGCGAAACCAACGAGGAGACGCTCCTGCAGGAGTCTGCTACCAAAGAAGCCTACTACATGGGTCGACTCCTGGAGTTGCAGACGGAGCTCAAGCACAGCCGGACCACCACCGCCAACGCTCAGGCCGACAGCGAGCACCTCAGCACGCTGGTGCAGGAGCTGCGAGAG AGCAACGAGATGTTAGAGCTGCAGCGCAGTCGGATGAGAGAAGAGATACGCGAGTGCAAATTCCGGGAATCGCGGCTCCTCCAGGACTAcactgagctggaggaggagaacatctcTCTACAGAAACTCGTGTCAACGCTCAAACAGAACCAG GTGGAGTACGAAGGGTTGAAGCATGAAATCAAGGTTCTGGAGGAAGAACTGGAGCTGCTCAACACGCAGCTTCAAGATGCGCTACGCTTGAAGGAGATCGCTGACACTCACCTGGAGGAGGCGCTGGAGTCCCTGAAGTATGAGCGTGAGCAGAAGAACCACTTGCGCAGGGAGCTGGTCCACCATCTCAGCATGTGCGACGTGGCTTACACAGGCAGTGCTCACCTGATCTTCACCTCAGCTCCACCCAGTGGCACTGGCACTCCGACTACGCTGCTCTCACCCAACTCAGAGAATCCTTTGAG GTGCAACGGACATGTTCAAGGTGCAGCAGGATCCTCAGTGGCCTCAGAAGCAGAAGGAGCTGGCAGAAAAGTCGAAGCTTCATCAGACCTGTTCACTGAGATAAACCTGCCGGAATTCCAGAAGCTCAAACAGCAATTGGTGACG GTTGAACGTGAGAAGGTAGCACTGATGGCAAGCTTGCAAGAGTCGCAGACTCAACTTCAGCACACCCAGGGGGCTCTGACCGAGCAACATGAGAAGGCCCTCCGCCTTAGCCAGAAAGTCTCTGCTCTCCGGCGCCAGCAAAGAGGGCCTGCCTCTGCTACGGAGGCCACGAGTGGAGATGCCTACACTGGGTACAGGATGGAGGAGGCGGATGAGGATGTAGGAGACGAAGAGGATACGAGTGTCAAGAAAAGTCGACTTTTCACCTACCAGTCACCGGGTTTGGAGATTCTGCAGTGCAAGTATCACGTGGCTGTGACTGAAGTGGTGGAGCTCAAGTCGGAGGTTAAAACGCTCCGGGATCGTCTGGCCCAGTTTACAGAGGAGGCCGATCAGGGGAAGCCCAAAGGAAATATTCGGGTTCAGACACTGGAGAAGCAAGTTGCATCATTGGAGAGGAGCAACCTGGAGGGACGGGAGAAG ATCACGAGCTTGGAGTCGGCGCTGCAGGAATCCCAGGCAGCTGCCAGCGAGTGCCAGGCGGCCCTGACGGCGGCTCAGGATGAACTGGTGACACTCAGTGAGGAGCTTGCTCAGCTGTACCACCACGTCTGCTTGTGCAACAACGAGACACCAAATCGCATCATGTTGGACTACTACAG ACAGGGCCGCGGGCTCAGAGGCCTCAGTGCCAGTCTCAAAGCCATGTCTTCGGACAACAGTAAAGTCCTCCTCACGCCGCGCCTCGCCAGGAGACTGGCAGCTGTTGCTTCCTCAACCTCCACCACCTCGATAACCTCGACTCCCCAGGAGTCACGGAGCCCGTCACAGTCTCCGTCCAAAGAGCCCCTGTCTGGGGAGACGTCAAAGGAGGGCCTCCAGGTTCCGTCTGAGCAAAGCCTGGCTTGCACATCTCCAACTCGCTCTCCCAGCATCAGTGCCTCttcgtcatcgtcatcgtcatcatcccCTGCCATGGAGCCAATCGGAGAGCTGCGCCGGGAGCCCTTGAACATCTACAACCTTAATGCTATTGTCCGAGAACAG GTGAAGCACCTCCAACGGGCAGTGGACAGGTCTCTCCAGCTGTCCAAGCAACGGGCAGCCGCCAGAGAACTTGCTCCGCTGCTTGATAAGGACAAAGAAACCTGCATGGAGGAGGTGCTGAAGCTCAAGTCTCTGCTGAGCACTAAGAGAGAGCAGATCGCGACCCTGAGACTGGTGCTGAAGGCCAACAAACAG GCAGCAGAAGGAGCTCTTACCAACCTGAAGAGCAAGTATGAAGCCGAGAAATCAATGGTCACCGACACAATGATGAAACTGAGGAACGAGCTGAAGGCCCTGAAGGAGGATGCCGCTACTTTTTCATCTCTGAGAGCTATGTTTGCCACCAG gtgTGACGAGTATGTGACCCAGTTGGATGAGATGCAAAGGCAGCTGGCTGCAGCAGAGGACGAGAAAAAGACACTGAACTCCCTCCTGCGAATGGCCATCCAACAGAAACTGGCCCTTACGCAGCGTCTGGAAGACTTGGCATTTGATCAAGAGCAGACTCACCGTACGCACAGGACGAGACTTGCCCGCGGGAAGACCAGCACTCCCAAAGTAAGTCCCCCAGCCTCGGCCTCCTCTACCAACCTAGCTCAAGGCACCTCAGTAGCTTTTGCAACAAGTAGTCTCTCTGCGTCCGGCCTTACAAGTCCCACCTCAATTGTTTGTAACGATCCTGAGGTACCCAGTAGTCCAACTACGAGTAACACAGCGAGCGCTGCTTTGGCAGCTCTCACCTCCCCTGTATCACACACTCCCCCACGTAGTCCGTCATCGACAGCTATTGCTGTAAGTCCCCCATCTTTGGAGGCTTCAGCTTCCCAAACGTCATCGTCAAACACCGTGAGGGTGACTCAATCCCAATGGACTGTTGGGTTTCGGACCTTTGTTGTCGATTCTCACAGTTTCAGTGTCAACATCCCTCCAGGTCCGTCTCGTGGTCCGGCTTTGTCCCGACAATACACGGCAGACCCTCAGACAAGGTTGACCCCGGGAGCAGGTTCTGTTCCCTCCTCTCCGTACCGCTCCCCACTGCTCGGGCTACGACGGTCCACATACAGCCCATCACCTCGAACTCGCCCCTTGTCTAGCTTGACTCGAACCTCAGTCCTCCACTCATCCCCGTCCTCTTCTTACTCCTCATACTCATCTCACTCTCCCAGCAGTTACTCATCCAGCTACTACAGTGCGTCACCTTCAAGCTCCTACTTCCCATCGACTAGCACTTATAGCCATTCCTCCCACTACACTCCCCTGTACCCCAGATACTACAGCGCCTACCGACCTCGGCACTGA